Proteins found in one Quercus robur chromosome 2, dhQueRobu3.1, whole genome shotgun sequence genomic segment:
- the LOC126713622 gene encoding G-box-binding factor 4-like isoform X2, translating to MASSKVMTRKSDLPTPRSSSSSSLSSSSPAKSLDQTTTTTTTDSSLLLDAQITLIETPNPVPISKTVDEVWREIVSGERKVCKQEQHDDDEMMTLEDFLVKAGAVQDQDQDQDEEDVKMMKEEHLGGASILAFPNNNNNHGSARVGKRPRVLEPLDRAAQQRQRRMIKNRESAARSRERKQAYQNELESLAVRLEEENGLLLKDKAEKTKERFKQIMEKVIPVVENRRPPRVLRRVRSLQW from the exons ATGGCGTCGTCGAAGGTGATGACGAGAAAATCGGATCTACCTACACcacgctcttcttcttcttcttctttatcgtCATCGTCCCCTGCCAAATCGCTCGatcaaaccaccaccaccaccaccacagacTCTTCCCTCCTCCTCGACGCCCAAATCACCCTTATCGAAACCCCTAATCCCGTTCCCATTTCTAAAACCGTCGATGAGGTCTGGCGCGAGATCGTCTCCGGCGAGCGCAAGGTCTGCAAGCAGGAACAACACGACGACGACGAAATGATGACTCTGGAGGACTTTTTAGTCAAGGCCGGGGCGGTACAAGACCAAGACCAAGACCAAGACGAAGAAGATGTGAAGATGATGAAGGAGGAGCACCTTGGTGGTGCTTCCATTCTCGCCttccctaataataataataatcatggTTCAGCCAGAGTCGGTAAGAGGCCTCGCGTCTTGGAGCCCTTGGATAGGGCTGCACAGCAGAGGCAACGCCGCATGATCAAGAACCGTGAATCAGCCGCAAGGTCCAGGGAGAGGAAGCAG gCATACCAAAATGAATTAGAATCACTAGCTGTTAGACTAGAAGAGGAGAATGGTTTGCTTCTTAAAGACAAG GCTGAGAAGACTAAGGAAAGGTTTAAGCAG ATCATGGAAAAAGTTATACCAGTTGTGGAGAATCGAAGGCCACCACGTGTCCTCCGAAGAGTTCGCTCCTTGCAGTGGTAG
- the LOC126713622 gene encoding G-box-binding factor 4-like isoform X1: MASSKVMTRKSDLPTPRSSSSSSLSSSSPAKSLDQTTTTTTTDSSLLLDAQITLIETPNPVPISKTVDEVWREIVSGERKVCKQEQHDDDEMMTLEDFLVKAGAVQDQDQDQDEEDVKMMKEEHLGGASILAFPNNNNNHGSARVGKRPRVLEPLDRAAQQRQRRMIKNRESAARSRERKQAYQNELESLAVRLEEENGLLLKDKAEKTKERFKQVLPLLFTSWKKLYQLWRIEGHHVSSEEFAPCSGRFYMLEVWNEKETPFTDIGGIK; the protein is encoded by the exons ATGGCGTCGTCGAAGGTGATGACGAGAAAATCGGATCTACCTACACcacgctcttcttcttcttcttctttatcgtCATCGTCCCCTGCCAAATCGCTCGatcaaaccaccaccaccaccaccacagacTCTTCCCTCCTCCTCGACGCCCAAATCACCCTTATCGAAACCCCTAATCCCGTTCCCATTTCTAAAACCGTCGATGAGGTCTGGCGCGAGATCGTCTCCGGCGAGCGCAAGGTCTGCAAGCAGGAACAACACGACGACGACGAAATGATGACTCTGGAGGACTTTTTAGTCAAGGCCGGGGCGGTACAAGACCAAGACCAAGACCAAGACGAAGAAGATGTGAAGATGATGAAGGAGGAGCACCTTGGTGGTGCTTCCATTCTCGCCttccctaataataataataatcatggTTCAGCCAGAGTCGGTAAGAGGCCTCGCGTCTTGGAGCCCTTGGATAGGGCTGCACAGCAGAGGCAACGCCGCATGATCAAGAACCGTGAATCAGCCGCAAGGTCCAGGGAGAGGAAGCAG gCATACCAAAATGAATTAGAATCACTAGCTGTTAGACTAGAAGAGGAGAATGGTTTGCTTCTTAAAGACAAG GCTGAGAAGACTAAGGAAAGGTTTAAGCAGGTGCTGCCTCTTCTTTTTAC ATCATGGAAAAAGTTATACCAGTTGTGGAGAATCGAAGGCCACCACGTGTCCTCCGAAGAGTTCGCTCCTTGCAGTGGTAGATTTTATATGCTTGAGGTGTGGAATGAAAAAGAAACACCCTTCACTGACATAGGGGGTATAAAGTAA
- the LOC126713623 gene encoding early nodulin-55-2 yields the protein MKVPSMLIIFFLSLFALILQPSHSTTILVDGVSEWKNPAVHIGDSIIFKRNHYNLYIFKNQRAFNLCNFTQATLLSKLNSTSYTWHPSRPGFFYFTFNNGTLKTCEASEKYAVKVTQSSTNLGPSPAPAPAPSSGRVVSSSPAFSWPFHPRQADSPSPAPSGSSSSIVPDKGGGIPFINSNPAVPLPTGEVDSATIRPIPTSAHEGRQVMVGPFAVEMALLCVALLML from the exons ATGAAGGTCCCCTCAATgctcatcatcttcttcctctctctttttgctttaattttgcAGCCCTCTCACTCCACCACCATACTAGTAGATGGAGTTTCAGAATGGAAGAATCCAGCTGTTCATATAGGAGACTCCATCA TTTTTAAACGCAATCACTACAACCTCTACATTTTCAAGAACCAAAGAGCCTTCAATCTCTGCAATTTTACTCAAGCCACACTTCTCAGCAAACTTAATTCAACCTCTTACACg tggCACCCATCACGCCCGGGATTCTTCTACTTCACCTTCAACAATGGCACTTTGAAAACATGCGAAGCCTCTGAAAAGTATGCAGTAAAGGTGACTCAAAGTTCCACTAATCTGGGTCCGTCTCCAGCTCCAGCTCCAGCTCCCTCTTCTGGCCGAGTTGTATCATCTTCTCCAGCATTCTCGTGGCCATTCCATCCTCGGCAAGCCGATTCGCCGAGTCCGGCACCCAGTGGTAGTTCTTCGTCCATAGTGCCTGATAAAGGTGGGGGTATACCATTTATTAACAGTAATCCTGCGGTGCCTTTGCCTACTGGTGAAGTCGACTCTGCTACTATACGTCCTATACCAACCTCTGCCCATGAAGGACGACAG GTGATGGTGGGGCCATTTGCGGTGGAAATGGCTCTATTATGTGTGGCTTTGCTGATGCTGTAA
- the LOC126698766 gene encoding non-specific lipid transfer protein GPI-anchored 23-like, whose product IPKSEITHSASSPPSRSSPSRSPPSRSSPSLPHSDWQLSLTPSPISSHPSPVTHSSPSLPHSAQSAVHLIPLVLLLCAIILWFFSTPGSSTMFGDCTVQTILDDGEPNEEDGSCVTIMDD is encoded by the exons ATCCCCAAATCTGAAATCACTCACTCAGCCTCCAGCCCTCCCTCACGTAGCTCTCCCTCACGCAGCCCTCCCTCACGCAGCTCTCCTTCACTCCCTCACTCCGACTGGCAGCTCTCCCTCACTCCGTCGCCCATCTCCAGTCACCCATCTCCAGTCACGCACAGCTCTCCCTCACTCCCTCACTCCGCCCAGTCCGCCGTCCACCTCATCCCTCTCGTTCTCCTCCTCTGCGCCATCATCCTCTGGTTCTTCTCCACCCCTG GTTCTTCAACTATGTTCGGAGATTGTACCGTTCAAACAATTCTTGATGATGGGGAGCCTAATGAAGAGGATGGGAGTTGTGTCACAATTATGGATGATTAG